The DNA segment AGCAGTGTTTCAAATTCCTCATCGCTTAAAACATGTTTGAACGAAAGGAATTTCCGTTTTGTAAGTGATTTTATATCTGTATTGATTAGTATTTTGCTTTTTGTAGGTGCTTGAAAAATTAACTCGCTTACTTTAGCGAGTGATTGTTTCTTTGGTTTAGTTTTGGTTTTGCAATAATTGCAGGTGTATATTTCGCTTAATAGCAAATTTTTTAATGTTTTGCGTGACTTGCGTGTGGATAAGTATTTTGTAATAGGGGGATTCTCCGGGTCTTCATATACCGGCGTTTCATTGGTAAAGAACTCGTCAGGGCAATCACATGCTTTTTTCGTTTTCGTTTTTTTTGTTTTACCTACTATTTTTATTCTAGTGTCCACATTTAACTCTGCTATATTGTCAACGATGGTTCTTATGTTTTCCAACTCTTTTTCAGAGAGTAATAATTGGTAGTTTATGATAGAGTCTTGCGCCATGGTGTCGATATAATTCTGATACCATAGGGGATATGTTTTCTGGAAACTTTTTTTGAAATTGGGACCAATTTTATGGTTTTGGGTCAAATTAAAGTGAGTTAAAAAAGAGGCGTCGTATTTGTCTTTGGAATTACCTACTGTGATAAAAGCTTTGTTAATACTTTTTACTAAGTTTTGATGGTCGGCTTTAATTTGCTGTATAAAACTATCGATGGATGTGTTGAGTTGGTTGAAATCTACAGTTTGGCTTTTCTCAGGAAAATAGATGCCGCCTTGTGTCATACTTCGTTTAGGAAAGTCCAAATAGAAAGCATTTTTAGATTTTTCTTCAAATACATTATTTTTCCGTAATTGATCGGAATAGACAATACGTTCGCGTTTTTTTGTTGCGATTAATTGGGCTGTGGCATGAATTAGATCTGTAAACTGTGTAACAAAATTGTTATAGTCGTTGCCTTCGTCAGAAAACATCTGGTAAGCCAAAAAGCGACAATTGTTTTGTGCGGCTCGTCGGGCTATTGGGTGTTCATCCCAAGTGTTGCTTTGTCCTTTTTCGCCAAATACAACCACTAGATTGGTGGCTGGTTTTTGTTGCTCAATGATATCCATGCAGGTGCCTAAGCCTTTCCATGATAGCTTAGAAGGTAGTGCATGCAAAGGTTCGCCTTTGGTTATGCGCACCAATTGGGTGATAATGTCATTGATATTATCTGTAAAGTTGACAGTGTCCATCTTTAGTTTACCAGCTTGGTAGTTGGCAATCACCGAAGAGAATTGGAAAGAGTAATTATTTTGTGCATCACGGAATATGGGGTTCATATTCTGAAATGAATTAATGAGCGCAGGTAATTGTATCATGGTTTTTTGACCTGGTTCTATGTAAAATAATACATTGATATGCTCAAGTTCCTTCTCAATTTGTATTTTATCTTTAAAGGAAATGGTATTACCATTTACGTTAAAGATGCAATTATCGCTTCGGTCGATAACAGGTAATAATGATGCTGTTTTGTATACCTGGGGGTTGTTGCTTGCTTTTATTAATACCGGACTGTAACGCATGGAATTTGGTCTGGAGGCCGGTGATTTGCTTGCTGTGTAAGATGAGTTGTTGATAAATAATTGTTGTCCAATGTTTTGTATGAGGACATCATTCACCCATCCGATAATACTTGTCTTTACATTGTCAGGACTGATATAGGGCGTTTTTGAAATGAGAACCTTGTTTCTTTCGGTGGCACGCTTCATTATATATACAATGTCGTAAAGTCCTTGTAAGTGTGTTAGGTTGTACAGGTTAGGGTTCTTAAATAATTTTACAGAGTCCTGCTCAAAAAATAAGTGCGCATTGTTAACCGTTAGTGTATCCGCGATGGCGAGTATCGATTTCTTTTTCAATCCTGATCTGATATCAGTGACACTCTGGTTGTCGAGTAATAATTTGGATTGATGTATCCATCCGTAATATTCAGCTTTTTTACGATCTGCTAAGCTTCCGTTTTTAACAATGGCAGGGTCGTATTTAAGAACCTTCAAATAGCCGCGATGATGGCCTATTACCAATAGGGGTTCTAAAAACTCCAAGTCTTTAAACTTTATTTTCCCCCCTGGACTCATCGTGGTTGTGTTTTTTTCACGGTCGGAGTATACGATCCATTCTTTTTTGTTGATGATCGATTTAGCTGCTTTTAGTTCATCAATGCAATAGTTATACGAATGCGTTTTGGGTGTTTTTTTTATTCGAGTAAAAACGTTCACCGGCCCGCATGCAGTAATAAAGCAAATGCTCAAAATGAACAAACTTATCGTATAATTTTTCCTCTTCATTAGGGCTTTTGGATTTGTTGGTTTGAATCGTACTGGATGACAGTTATTTTGTCAATGCAAGTGTTGTTTTCTTTATCCAAGTCAACCAGTACATTTTCGATGATGGTTTTATTGGCTTTACCAACAATTTTTAAACCTTGACAATAGGAATAGAAATCGTTGTATTTATTGTTATTGATTACTACGAGGGTGTTGGCATCCTGGCAGAGATATTTATTTAATATTTTATTATAATGTAGGTTAAATGATTTTCCCAAGGCAATGGCCTGAAGGTTTTCTTTGATATCCAGACCTATCAGTGACAATACATCTGTTGTATCGTTTTCCTGGTATTGAGCAATCACCTCTATTTGATGTCGAATAGGATATTTAGTGGTTTCCGTGGATAAGAGTACATCATATATTCCAGGTTGTGAGTAGGCATAGAGTGTTTTTTTCTCTCTGGAGTCTACCATTCCGGTTTCGCCAAATTCCCAGCGCCACTTTTCGGCATTTCCAATACCTTTAAATATCACTAGTTCGTTTTGCATGGCTTTAGATGGTGCGTAAATACTTATTATCGAGTTTTGTGATTCCGTATCAATCGGGTTCTTTACTTCTATGAGGAAATACTTTTCTCTTTCATTGTTAATGGTTAGTCTGATTTGGTATTTTCCTGGTTCCTGATAGCTGTATTGGCCACGGGCACTGCTTAATTTATCGCCATTGCCAAATTCCCACAGCCATTCACGTGCCCCTTTGGTGCTGTCGGCAAAAGATATGGCTTGGTCGGTTTCTACCAGTACGTGAGAAACTTTAGCCAGTACTATTTTTTCATTGGAACAAGATCTGATGACTGTTGAAAAGATAAGAACTGCGATGGCAGCAATACCTATCACAATGAAAATTTTTATGTTAGATAATTTATGCATATTTACTTATTGCTAAAATTTGCTTTTATAATCTCAGTCTTTTTATCAATGCCTATTTCACACTCTTCCAGGTTCTTTTTAAAAGTGATGATATTTTGTTTCTTGCTCCATAATTCTTTTTTGTCGATGAGCCAACTATCATAGAAGTTGGCAATATGTTCAAAGAGTTTTAGTCTTCTGTCCCAACTATTTTGGCTATATATGTGGCGTAAGTCGTTGATGAGAAATTTAATATCGCTCTCTTCGTAGCTGGCCTGTACACCCGGGTCAAAGGAGTTGATTCGGGCATATAACGAATCGCAGGTCTGTGTCATATCGTTTTGTATCACCTGAAAATCTTTGATGCGTTTCATTTTTTTGATGGTGATCATTTTTTTTGTAAATACATCCAGGTCTTTGTTTTGTTTTAGTAAGAAATATGTACAAGAACCCAATATGGCGGCAAACATTAAAAACACGTAAGTGTGTCCAATGAACCGTTCGTAGCGGTTTAAATGTTTTTTGACTTTTAATTTCGATTTTTTCATTTCTCCACTTTATTATTTATTGATCTGAATACCTCCGATGGATAGTTTTCGAACCAGCTGTTTGTTGTCTTCTATACATCTGGTTAGTTCTTCTTTGGCCAGTCGTTCTTCGATGGCCAGTAATCTAATGGAGTCGTTGACATTTAAAAAAGTGTTGACCTGCTTTGTTAGCTTTCTGAATAAATATGAGTCATCTTCGGGTATTTGATTCAAGGCATTGAGTAGTGTCATTTTTTTATTGCTAATTGTCTTTTGCAGAAGAACATCGTTGATCTTCTCACTGCTATTGAGCATTTGCATATAATTGTATAGGGTATCGATGCGTCCTATCATCTCTATCTGGCAGGCATTGATGCGGTCATATTCTTGTGTCTTTGAACCAATAAGTGCAAGTTCAGCCTGTGCTGTACGAATAAAAAAGAAAACTGAAAGTACCCCAACTAAGGCTGCACTAACCAGGCTGAGTGCAAATAGGGCATATGCGAAACGTATTTGTGCGTTATTTTTAGGTTTCATGTTAGGTTAACTTTAATGGTATCAAATCCTTTAAGAAAGGTGTTTGTTCTTATTTGTATTCTTTTGTCTTATGATGATATTGTTTGAGCTATGTAAGTGTTAATACCCAATGACGAATGATTTTTATCGCCCAAGGTAAATGAATTGTTTTCCTCTTTAAAAAGGTATTTGGTTGATACTTTGCTGTTTGCTGGAAATAATAAGTCTGATAATATCTCTAGCATCTTAGCATCCTTTCC comes from the Saccharicrinis fermentans DSM 9555 = JCM 21142 genome and includes:
- a CDS encoding PKD domain-containing protein produces the protein MIGIAAIAVLIFSTVIRSCSNEKIVLAKVSHVLVETDQAISFADSTKGAREWLWEFGNGDKLSSARGQYSYQEPGKYQIRLTINNEREKYFLIEVKNPIDTESQNSIISIYAPSKAMQNELVIFKGIGNAEKWRWEFGETGMVDSREKKTLYAYSQPGIYDVLLSTETTKYPIRHQIEVIAQYQENDTTDVLSLIGLDIKENLQAIALGKSFNLHYNKILNKYLCQDANTLVVINNNKYNDFYSYCQGLKIVGKANKTIIENVLVDLDKENNTCIDKITVIQYDSNQQIQKP
- a CDS encoding type VI secretion system TssO: MKPKNNAQIRFAYALFALSLVSAALVGVLSVFFFIRTAQAELALIGSKTQEYDRINACQIEMIGRIDTLYNYMQMLNSSEKINDVLLQKTISNKKMTLLNALNQIPEDDSYLFRKLTKQVNTFLNVNDSIRLLAIEERLAKEELTRCIEDNKQLVRKLSIGGIQINK
- a CDS encoding type VI secretion system transmembrane protein TssO, with translation MKKSKLKVKKHLNRYERFIGHTYVFLMFAAILGSCTYFLLKQNKDLDVFTKKMITIKKMKRIKDFQVIQNDMTQTCDSLYARINSFDPGVQASYEESDIKFLINDLRHIYSQNSWDRRLKLFEHIANFYDSWLIDKKELWSKKQNIITFKKNLEECEIGIDKKTEIIKANFSNK
- the tssR gene encoding type VI secretion system protein TssR domain-containing protein, whose amino-acid sequence is MKRKNYTISLFILSICFITACGPVNVFTRIKKTPKTHSYNYCIDELKAAKSIINKKEWIVYSDREKNTTTMSPGGKIKFKDLEFLEPLLVIGHHRGYLKVLKYDPAIVKNGSLADRKKAEYYGWIHQSKLLLDNQSVTDIRSGLKKKSILAIADTLTVNNAHLFFEQDSVKLFKNPNLYNLTHLQGLYDIVYIMKRATERNKVLISKTPYISPDNVKTSIIGWVNDVLIQNIGQQLFINNSSYTASKSPASRPNSMRYSPVLIKASNNPQVYKTASLLPVIDRSDNCIFNVNGNTISFKDKIQIEKELEHINVLFYIEPGQKTMIQLPALINSFQNMNPIFRDAQNNYSFQFSSVIANYQAGKLKMDTVNFTDNINDIITQLVRITKGEPLHALPSKLSWKGLGTCMDIIEQQKPATNLVVVFGEKGQSNTWDEHPIARRAAQNNCRFLAYQMFSDEGNDYNNFVTQFTDLIHATAQLIATKKRERIVYSDQLRKNNVFEEKSKNAFYLDFPKRSMTQGGIYFPEKSQTVDFNQLNTSIDSFIQQIKADHQNLVKSINKAFITVGNSKDKYDASFLTHFNLTQNHKIGPNFKKSFQKTYPLWYQNYIDTMAQDSIINYQLLLSEKELENIRTIVDNIAELNVDTRIKIVGKTKKTKTKKACDCPDEFFTNETPVYEDPENPPITKYLSTRKSRKTLKNLLLSEIYTCNYCKTKTKPKKQSLAKVSELIFQAPTKSKILINTDIKSLTKRKFLSFKHVLSDEEFETLLEHYKMKKSILDREINDKVSFTSAGENYYWVNADWLP